ctactaGTCTAAACCCGCGGCTCCGCTCGCTCTTCGCTATCAAGGATATCATTTATcgtgataaaaatatattggaatagttaaattggcaatctacattttttattgacatcATAAATCACTTAAggaatagtacatacataaatatgtatgatgtaACAATATCCTCACAGCCTCTGCATCTGCATCGTATATCGTtacacatataagtatatgcttcttgttattgtaaataacaaataattctGCCTTGGGAtccgaggctgacgttgttgttgatgttaatgctggttccaatgGATAGATTAAACTATTTACGCCTTTcaagttatggctgtcaacagtgacccGGGAGCCTggtcgcgagtgtgacgactgtttgtttgatgacaggagatatttcgtcttgccctcgttcaccatcagacccatttgcttggCTTCCTTATCcgttctggagaaagcagaactaacggcgtaaGTAAAGCTGttcactcttatagaaaatggaGCCTTCGCTATTTAGTtctacagctcgaattattttcttcaagagtagattgaagaggTTACATGAAAAGGAGTCGCCatgtctaaaacctcgtttagtatcggatggctcggagaggttcttcccgatccagacgaagtttttggtattgctcaacgtcagtttacacagccgtattagttttgcatggataccaaattcagacatagtggcATAAAGGAAGCTCCTTTTCCAGTTTTTCGCCGACGTGTTTgtatagctcggccggcaatccttCATTTTCGGCAATGGAACGTTCTATCGTGATCggttggggaatcgggttcgccataattttagtatgctctggttatcagtcactaaatcacctctgggggttctactagagtatgctccgatcttgaaaccttctgttagtagccccattttttcgtagaattttcgagtattatcCTTGTCGGCAGCTTTTCAAACTATTCATACTCACGTATTTCGGACTCTATCTTTTTTTgtatgcgtctcgcttccctcttcaactctcggaatttatcccatctcgcacgtgtTGTGTACTTCCTTATgtgaccactgtagtaaatgccacaaggacctactcgtctcagtccttgtcccgcccatcgcacttcttggacggcggtgatgtcaacctttatatttacgaggacatcaactggttgggcagcggcaccttccaaactaaggaaccggacattccaggtgcatgcccttaaatcgtaatctttaatgcgtttgccatggtttcatcaaaaggggggtcccTCATCCaaggctgttgtttcctttttatgttttgaagttattgacAAATCTATGTTTGTATAAAATCTAACCCAAATAAGTGTTTATAGAATACTTATGTTATGGATATGTGtcatataaaacaagaaaaaaccttaacttcggctgcaccgaagctaatatacccttcaaaggtatatttcttttagtaactatgtgttcggtttgtatggcagctatatgctatagtgagcccatctcaacaatttcttccgatattacattatttctgtgaacaataactcataccaaatttcgtgaagatatatcgtcaaatgaggttcccatgcaagcatttgattccgatcattcagtttttatggcagctatatgctacagttaagcaatctgaacaatttcttcggagattatattgttgccttagaatcTATACataatttcgtgaatatatcttgtcaaatgcaaaagtttttcatacaagaacttgattccgatcgttcagtttgtatagcagctatatcctatagtaagccgatctgaacaatttcttcgtatattacattattatcttagaaaataacctgtgccaacttttgtgaagatacattgtcaaatgtgaaagttttccatacaagaaattgattccaatcgttcagtttgtatggcagctatatgttttagtggtccgatatcggcagcttcttggagagaaaatgacgtttgcaaaatttcaaaacgatatcttaaaaactgaggatctagttcgtatatatacaggcagacggacagacggatatgactaaatcgactcagctcaacatactgatcatttatatagtacatatatactttataggatctccgatgcttccttttgggtgttacaaacttcgtggcaaacttaatatactctgttcagggtataaaaaatgtgaTGCCATTGTTTTGAGTATTATTGTGAGCTTGTTTCCGTCACTGTCAAATACGAAGAAATTGCTATGTAAAGGGAGAAATATCTAGCCAattgtactatacatatgttcGGATTTAAACAAGAGCACGGGTAACTGTAAATTTATAACAGTACATAAGTGAATACACTTTTGTAGTTTGCTTTAACGCAATATATACAAATGGTTTGATTGTGTAGTCGCCAGTGTTACCTGCGCTCTAAGCCAAATTAAATGTTACGAGtcgaaataaattcaaaaatattttacatactgAAGATATTCGTCCGATGCAAACTTTAATCGGAGATTGAAGCGCTGGCTTGGAAAATAATGCAAGTTAAATTttctgaagatattttgtctaaCCATGTTTCCATACAAAAGTTACAATATggttcttggagagaaaaggacaTGTGCAATATTTCCCAAgctgagagactagttcacgTATACTATATAGTAATGTATATAGGCAGACAGATGAACGGAGAGCCTAATCCACTCAGTTTCCGATATTTCCTTCTGAAGGTTACAAAATTCGTGGCAATTATTAATATACTCTGTAGGAAGTTCTGATATTAAATATGTGGGGCTATTTATAATTCAATGGCACATTATTATTGGCAAAAGGTTCTCTACAATTGATCGATAATTGTCGTGAAAGCTCAGCCTTTCGATTAACATGTTCTGTATCTGTTGACTCGAAAAGTAATAATTCGATTCCGCTGGAATTAAAGGTTGTGATATATGAAAACTAGTAGTTAGCTTGAGTACAGAATAGAAATTGCTAGACGTTTCAAGATTACTGCAGACATTATTTGAGTTGGTACTCCTATTCGAGAACTTTAGTAAATAATCCCTTAATGGTCCAATTCAATTCCATTTAAATAGCAAAGAAGCAAacttaagaaaatcaaaaaataaataagaaataatctAATATCGTTAttaattctttaatttcttgTCGAACAAGCAAATGGGTTGCTAAAGAATATTGATAATCGTCGTTTAATGTGACCATTTAGACTGACGCATTTCGGGGCCAATAAGCCTCCATTCAACCATTATCACAAACAATTTAAATGTTAAAGATGCCttgcaaaaaattgaaaattttggacgCTAAAAGGAAATAGTTGTATCCAATCAAGCTGAAAACGAATTGAAGCTGAGTTCGCAAGTCACAAATGATGCCAATAGGAAATGTAAAttgtcgcaaaaaaaaaatgtaatcgtGGAGtaagattaaaacccaccgcAAACAAACTGTTTAGACGTtctcagtgtggctttaggtctggaaaaccaacaactgaccagatattcaccatgcgccaaattttggaaaagaacCATGACAAAAGAAATGACACACatcaccttttcgtcgatttcaaagctgcttttgacggCACTAAAAGGAGATGCCTTCATGCCGCGATTTCTGAATCTGGTATCCCTGCAAACTGTAAACtcacgttgagcaataccaaaaacttCGTCTGGATCGGTCTCTCACATCACTgtttacagtcataacttcgaaatcgtagataatgtCGTCTATTTTGTGATCaaaattaacaccaacaacaacgtcagcctcgaaatccaacgcggaataactcttgccaacagatgctacttcagactgagtaggcaattgagaaataaagtcctctctcgacgaccAAAAACCCAACTCTATAATTCACTCATtatttgatgagtcgacgttacgagatttcaagagaaaggttctgaggaagatttatggtacttttcgcattggccacggcgaatatcccattcgatgaaacgatgagctgtataagatatacgacgacatagacatagttcagcgaattaaagacagcggctacgccaGCTAAGTcgtgtcgtccgaatggacgaaaatactccagctctgaaagtattcgacgcaggacccgccggtggaagcagaggaagaggaagacctctactccgtttgaaagaccaggtgaagaaggacctggcttcgcttggaatctccaattggcgccacattgcgaaaagaagaaacgactggcgcgctgttgttaactcggctattacCTCGTAAGgtgtgtctacgccagtaaaaaaaaattgtggaaggTATCGAAACATGCGAGCACAGTTGAAGGCAGGAAAAAATAGTTGgaaggaaaaaagaaaatgaaattattagagatatcaataaaagtttgtaaagaagaaaaataacaaaaataaattatgttgtGATTGTGAAATTATATTCTTCGTATTTTAGCTATTGCATGCAGAGACACCAAAGTTCTTTAGGAATTTGATGACCATTAATTTTTAGGCTGATTGGATTTAAATGCTCATGAAGGCAGTCATCAAATGAAAGCGCCAATCAATTGGACAATTTAATTCAAAAGCGAAACCGAAATCGAAATCGAAAATCGCACTGAGCTGTCATTGGCTAATTAGAAAGCGAATGAGTGTCTGTTGTATTAAATTGGTTGTTAAGTTAGTGTTAATCGGCATATATTCTCATATATTTATgaagtatgcatgtatatatatttcttagcGGGCATGTGGAGTATTGTGGGCGCAACAGCAAGCTCTCGCACTTTTCAATTTACATGTTTCTTTGTTTCTTTGTATGTTTGcatttgtgcatatgtgtgaGAAACGTGAATTAATTTGGAATGCATACGTGAAATTTTACGAATACCTTCATGCATGTTGTAATTTGATGAAATGTGCGTGCGACGaatgtaaaaatgaaagaaaagatttgtaacaaaaacaaaaatgtaaaaaatcattaaatgaaataaaaaaaattacaaaagcagAAAAGGGCAGCTGATGAAATTGTAATGGCAAGTGAAATTTTGTGCAGCTCGATTTGCCTTGCATATTTATCGCTGAGGTTTTTGTGCGCACGTGtgcgaaatttttatttgtttgctttattattgaaaatatttgcgtACCTTATTTAACACTAAAGtgacaaaaacaaatgaaaatggtCAACaggattttaattaattacgcCGCCAAGGGGAAAATTAGTTAAATGACCTCATTTGAGGCGCCTGTTCACCCTAATTGCATACAATGttgatatgtatattattttgtacgttttttaTACGTGCATCCCACCAGTTCATTTCTTTTGATTTAAAAGTTATCTATGATTTATTTATGTGCAACGGCCACAATAAAATCATTACTTACTGCCAAATGCCAGGCCTAAGTTGTGCGACCCTTCATTTTACGGTCGCCTGCCTCGGGGGCAGCGACCCTATGTAAAATTTTCACACGAAATGATAACAACAAGTCTTGCTTAATTTTTCGATTAAACATCTTttcaacttttcatttttatttttgttggatttCTTTTACAATCTTCTGTAAATTTAACGATACAAAAAGGTGAATTTCCTTCGtgtattttacaataaataaggttacaaataaataaataaattattaacaattAAAGGTATTGTGCTTAAGTGGTAAATGTGGTAGAGTTTGTAGCTATattcagtttttgttgttatagttgCTGTTGGCTTTCATATTTGGATCCCGTTTGCTTTTGCACGCGGAACACTCATACGCCACGGCGTGCGGTAGGCAGTGATGGCGTGGAGAAATTCCCAACTCTTCGGATAACAATTAACATAGAGTGGAAAAATTCCGccaaatcaaacaaattgctctagtgcttgttgttgtttgcttaatTTCACGTTCCATTTTTTAAGATGAACTCAACCTGTGCCGATTTTCCGTTATTATGCTCCGTGCTGCCATCCGGTTCATTTTGGCTTCATTAAATTCGTTCATCTccgtatttttactttttgtgtagagttttgttatttttatatttttagtaagaaTGGGTTTCTTCTGTTCTTGCACATACATGGGTACGTAGGTATAGGTACTGTCAGAGtttaaggaaaaattttaaacataagCTTTGTAGGCCAAGCTTTGTGCTTCTTCGCTTGGTTGATATGCGGGTTCGTTGACGGCAGCAGATACGCCCATGGCTCGACCATCCCAGGGGCCGTGGGCAGTGATGTGCGCAGAATGGTGTTCAGCGGCGATCTAGAAGTGTTAAAGATAAAGTGGATGGAAGAAGGAAAACATAGAAAATCGGTATGATTGtactacaaacaaaaattgaacaataaacaaaaattttgaaaacatgttttaaaGCTGTCCTTTTTAAAGTGACCAGGGATACACACAatatactaaatacatatgtatatggatatgaATAATGGGAAagatatacacacaaatatatacatttgagtttttacgattttgacgcatataaaaatttgcaaaggaTTAATAATTCTTATATTAACTATTCTtctatatgaatgtatatgctcggaattactattttttttaactaaatttacaGCACCTGACAGCTGTTGGATATTTGATTTCAATTAGTTTTGACTGGGCAAATTATTTGAAAGggtttcaatttgtttttgtaggaTTTGGTACATTAGAAACCATCACCTACATAATTATAAAGGGGTGGAGGGAAATGTGGATATAAATGCTTAAACAACGCAATTATGTGCTAACAGGGACATACTCGTTTCTGCCTTTTCACAAAAGCCAATTTCGGCACTAGCGCTGCCGCTGGTACATCGGGCATTGAGATGACTAACGCTACTGAAGTGTTCTAATGGTGTAaatgaaaacagaaaataatgaaaaaattaattttcacacgTCTTTGAACACATACGTAAGTATACCTAAATTTTCAGAGACTTTAGCCCAAAATTTAAAGTTGGTGGATGGAAGCATTCCTTATTAATACATGTTTTATAAGATTCAGTTGGAATTAATATCATTAATAAAAAAGCGTCTAAAAACGTTTCTATAgaatttttatagtatttaatTATCTACAGTATATAGTGAAATACTCATATTCTTCTTTTCCTACGAACGCTTAAGTAATATTTTGCTAGCTTTCGACATATGGAGAAGCTTGTAGGGGTAGCGTCTTATGGTGATACCAAACACCCTTGTATTGATTAATAAAACTAGTAGATGTGGGTGTGAAGGATGGAATTTGAAAACCTCATAATGTTCATGCAAATATGGGAACTCAAAAGGCTGTTAAAGTGTTGGTTTCACCTAGATATATACAGAGTCGTTTATGGGCTGTGCTGGGATGTTTGTTTTGTATTGAAGCGTGTTTTCGGGGTTGTTTGGAAGAAAACTTACCCAAAACAAACATtacaacttagcaaaatacctTCTGTCCACAAATTGTTTGTCCGCGATTTTGCTACAACTCTTTCGAtagagataaatatttattatgaatgcatttttttttagttttttttctgattttaggGCAGTACATCATGCCAATGTAATTAACATCCCACGACAGCCTAGAATTGACGCAAAGAAAAACAGGAAAATGTCCGATTAGGCTTACCTTCTTGCACAATTGGAAAATGGCCAAACCAACCGACACAATGAATGAGAAGAAGCCCAACGCCAACGCATTGAATGCCTTAATCTTCAGAATACCAATGGCCATTGGGATGACAGTCATCGCCTTCAATAGGATCAGCACCATCAATGGCATAATCATTTTACGCAAACGGTGCTTCTTGCCTAGATGTGTGTGCATGAGAACGAATGAATCCAGTGGTGGTGGTGGGGGGGATTGGGAGAGATAGTAAGAgagagaaaattaattatttagcttttttcacttttgtgtTCCGGTGTCAGTGTAGACAAAAACGCAtgcaaatacaaacacacacccTTCTTGAAGAAGTTGCCCTTCTTACCCTTGCCCTCAACCACACCATCACCGGCCAATTTCACATTAAGGCTCAACTCATCGTTGGCCAAATTGCGTGAAGAGACGGTGACCTTGGCATCACCTAAAGGCAAGTCCATGGTAACATCGTGTCCCTGCAGGTAATCGCCGACAGCATCGACTATATCGCGTTCTTCGTCGTTGGAGCGTGCGCTATTGGCATCGACAGCAGCAGGTTGGTATCCATTGGAGCGGACCTCTACATCGCCGAACTGTTTACATTTAAgtaagtaataaaattaataaatattttatttgaatggtttatattttgaaaataattggtGATTGGCATTGATATTGAGTCTgtctattataaatataaacaaggtTTTCGTTTCAGACTCTTTCGAAAGTAGCAGAATCCAATCTATTCTTCAATTACTTTAGAAAGGAACACCAAGTGGTGTTATGCAATTTTCACCGCTTTCACAACTTCCAACACATCGTAATTCTATTATGTCGGCATTCTCAGATAATGCCTTTTCACCTCTTTAAATTCACCACACTCACTTTGTAGTTATCGTTGTTGATCACTGTATCGAGGAACCGCACAGCGCGCACCTTAATGCAGGCCATCGAATCAGCACCACTCTCACATTTTGCATTCTCTTCATCGATCATGCCCTGCATGTTCGTTGGTCGTACAGCGTTAGCTGCATTCGCCACAGCAGCGAAGCCCAATAGCGCCACGAGGACGAAGTACCGCATCGAAGCcatgttttttgtttgattcGAAGTGAATGTGTGAAACTAAAATGCCTTGCTCGATCCGCTCAAGTCGTATGCGACCTCCACTTGCTACTCGCCTCGTTGAAGGAACAATTGCGAATAATAATCGTTTTTCTATTGTGCACGATTTTTATACTGCATATTTTAGCTGCATGCCTACAATGAAATTAACGAAAAACcgataaaaaaagcaaataccTATTGAAGAGTCACTGAAGAAATGGCGGAAGAAGACATAAAAGCCGAAACCAGTTGACAGACGCTGCCGCGCAGAGTCTACACGCATGCACACCTACCGGCGAGCATTGCGCGTGCACAATTTCGGCGcacagaaaacaacaaaaaacataccTCTGTGACACTCAAGTGCACGGTGCAGTGGCACATGGCATGTGTGCGGACAAGGGTGTGCGTACCAATAGATTAGCGAATGTGCGTGTATGCgctggcgtatgagcaacaattttttcaaacccTTGGCTCTCTTAACAGAAACCTgtgcatttgtatttgttaatGAATTGATTCATGCCTTTCAACGCAATATTTATGCAAAGCACGCACACTAATGATGAGCTCAAAACTGGCAGCAACAGCATGTTTCGCGCAGCGTTTACATACGAGTATTGCAGATGGCGCCCAGATATCTTGATCCCAAAATAATGTAGTTTTACAAAGGtgtttaataacaattttaaagataattaactgcAGCTGAACAAGTAATTTACGCATTTGTGCATTGTTtagtattttattgaatatcaTATAGTTTATAAAAGTCGTCGCTACCGATACGTTTCTATCTCGATACAGAATGTACTTAGAATTAAGACCACACTGTGTTCGAAGTACACTAGTAAGGTTAatagaaaaattgaaagaagcaTAGTCAAAGAATCTAGAGCTGGACTAGTTACtgaaaaaagttggaaaataaaataaataacttttcagCTTAGAGGGGCACACTGCCATTTATATTCACTACATAACCGGCTACATATATCCAACTGCTAGATTCGACtacttaataaataataaaattagcaATGTTATTGCACACTTTTTTGATGTCTTTCGATAAAGGAGTCAGCTTAGACATTTTCACTGTGGCCTAGAGATATACTAGAAGTCGTTTTCATTTGTTTCTTGAAAACGCTATCAATAACGCTTAGAagcaatattttagaaagatttCCGTAACTATTGCTATATAGATAAAGAAGTACATTTGTTTATAGATTGGAATAGCAGAAATAAGTTCTTAAAgttacaaaatgttctcagctTCATTTACTATTGTTTATTTCCTCTTGTGAAACTTTGCTGGGTCATTTATAAGATGAAGATCACGACTACAGGATAAATTGAATTTCGGAAAGCTTTTATCTAATTTGGTTTTTCTAGCATCCTTTGAAAATGACTACTCGTACTTACCCCATATTGCATATTCATtgcaatatattaatttttttaagatatcgaacAAATTAGCCGATATATACCGTACAAAGTCTACCGGAAGTGTGAATTCTTATATTGTGGGCTACGGATAGTATTGAACTTAATTGACCTAATTTAAGcccaaatat
The sequence above is drawn from the Bactrocera tryoni isolate S06 chromosome 1, CSIRO_BtryS06_freeze2, whole genome shotgun sequence genome and encodes:
- the LOC120771561 gene encoding uncharacterized protein LOC120771561 encodes the protein MASMRYFVLVALLGFAAVANAANAVRPTNMQGMIDEENAKCESGADSMACIKVRAVRFLDTVINNDNYKFGDVEVRSNGYQPAAVDANSARSNDEERDIVDAVGDYLQGHDVTMDLPLGDAKVTVSSRNLANDELSLNVKLAGDGVVEGKGKKGNFFKKGKKHRLRKMIMPLMVLILLKAMTVIPMAIGILKIKAFNALALGFFSFIVSVGLAIFQLCKKIAAEHHSAHITAHGPWDGRAMGVSAAVNEPAYQPSEEAQSLAYKAYV